One window from the genome of Cucumis melo cultivar AY chromosome 12, USDA_Cmelo_AY_1.0, whole genome shotgun sequence encodes:
- the LOC103499764 gene encoding reticulon-like protein B9 yields the protein MSSYSDSDDDSVPRSKLFGRRRPIHDIFGGGRVADILLWKDKKMSAGLLLGMTVLWFLFEVVEYNFVTLICHISITSMLIFFIWCTGAEFFKWNPPRFPEAILKESTFKDVASTLHRRINQFLIKIFDIAYGKDLPLFFLAIVSLYLLSVIGSYISFLNLLYFGFVALETLPFLYEKYEEEVDQFAGKAISQTKKSYRNFDAKFLNKIPRGPVKDKKLR from the exons ATGTCGAGCTACTCCGACTCCGACGATGATTCTGTACCTCGCTCAAAGCTCTTCGGCCGCCGCCGCCCCATTCATGATATTTTTGGAGGAGGGAGAG TTGCGGACATACTGTTATGGAAAGACAAGAAGATGTCAGCAGGATTACTGTTGGGAATGACAGTGTTATGGTTTTTGTTTGAGGTTGTCGAATACAACTTTGTCACTCTCATTTGTCATATCTCTATTACCTCCATGctcatcttcttcatttggTGCACTGGTGCTGAATTTTTCAAATG GAATCCTCCACGGTTTCCAGAAGCAATATTAAAAGAATCAACATTCAAAGACGTTGCTTCCACTTTGCACAGAAGAATCAACCAATTCCTCATCAAGATTTTCGATATCGCTTATGGAAAAGATCTCCCACTGTTCTTTCTg GCAATTGTTTCGCTCTATCTTTTATCAGTGATTGGATCATACATTAGCTTTCTCAATCTCCTTTACTTCG gattTGTAGCATTGGAAACTTTGCCATTTCTATACGAAAAATATGAAGAGGAAGTTGATCAATTTGCTGGGAAGGCCATTTCTCAAACCAAGAAATCTTACAGAAATTTCGATGCCAAATTTCTCAACAAGATCCCAAGAGGACCTGTCAAAGACAAGAAACTCAGATAA
- the LOC103499603 gene encoding kinesin-like protein NACK1, with protein sequence MTIKTPATPASKIERTPASTPGGPRSKEEKIVVTVRLRPLSKKEQQAKDHMAWECIDDNTIVYKPQPQERQAQPASFTFDKVFSPASLTEAVYEEGVKNVALSALMGINATIFAYGQTSSGKTFTMRGITEKAVNDIYKHISNTPERDFTIRISGLEIYNENVRDLLNTESGRNLKLLDDPEKGTMVEKLVEETANNDQHLRQLISICEAQRQVGETALNDYSSRSHQIIRLTIQSTLRENSDCVRSFVASLNFVDLAGSERASQTHADGARLREGCHINLSLMTLTTVIRKLSLGKRSGHIPYRDSKLTRILQHSLGGNARTAIICTLSPALTHVEQSRNTLYFATRAKEVTNNAQVNMVVSDKQLVKHLQKEVARLEAELRTPDPKREKDLKIQQMEMEIEELKRERDLAQSQVDELRRKLEEDQQGSNPIESARPPVKKCLSFTGALSQRLDSKDLGRGMILRQSMMRQSSTAPFTLMHEIRKLEHLQEQLGEEANRALEVLQKEVACHRLGNQDAAETIAKLQAEIREMRSVRSEPKEVEVGSVIATNQSVGANLKEEITRLHSQGSTIANLEEQLENVQKSIDKLVMSLPSNYQQFMSSESTSKQKSSTKKKKLLPLASSNITNRQNLLRSPCSPSTTSQQVLESDIENRAPENDDVISSEILRESEKETPTKSEEGGDVSSKESTPCYRRSSSVNMKKMQKMFQNAAEENVRSIRAYVTELKERVAKLQYQKQLLVCQVLELEANEAAGNKLDCDENTFDQDDDQVPWHLTFREQRQQIIELWDVCYVSIIHRSQFYLLFKGDEADQIYLEVEMRRLTWLHDHLAEFGNASPAHVGDEPTISRSSSMRALRREREFLAKRLTTRLTAEERDALYIKWEVPLEGKQRKIQFVNKLWTNPHDPKHIQDSAEIVAKLVGFREGGNMSREMFELNFVVPSDKRPWIMGWNPISNLLNL encoded by the exons ATGACTATCAAAACTCCTGCAACTCCAGCTTCTAAAATAGAGAGGACGCCAGCGTCAACACCTGGAGGACCTCGATCTAAGGAAGAGAAGATCGTTGTTACTGTGCGGTTAAGGCCTCTGAGTAAAAAGGAGCAGCAAGCGAAGGATCACATGGCATGGGAGTGCATTGATGATAATACGATTGTGTACAAACCTCAGCCTCAGGAACGTCAAGCTCAACCGGCCTCGTTCACATTTGATAAAGTTTTCAGTCCCGCTTCTTTGACTGAAGCAGTATATGAGGAAGGAGTAAAGAATGTTGCCTTATCTGCTCTAATGGGCATCAACG CCACCATATTTGCTTATGGGCAAACTAGTAGCGGAAAGACATTTACAATGAGGGGGATAACTGAGAAAGCTGTTAATGATATCTACAAACATATTAGTAAT ACACCCGAGAGAGATTTTACCATAAGAATTTCAGGACTTGAAATATACAATGAGAACGTCAGGGATCTATTGAATACAGAATCAGGTCGGAATCTAAAGCTTCTTGATGACCCAGAG AAAGGTACAATGGTTGAGAAACTAGTAGAGGAAACCGCGAATAATGATCAACATCTAAGACAATTGATTAGCATCTGTGAGG CTCAAAGACAAGTTGGTGAAACTGCCTTGAATGACTATAGCTCTCGGTCACACCAGATAATAAGGCTG ACAATTCAAAGTACCCTACGAGAAAATTCAGATTGTGTTAGGTCTTTTGTAGCAAGCTTG AATTTTGTTGATCTAGCTGGAAGTGAGAGAGCTTCACAAACACATGCTGATGGTGCTAGGCTAAGAGAAGGCTGTCATATTAACCTTAGTTTGATGACGCTCACAACTGTGATCAGAAAGCTAAG TCTTGGAAAGAGAAGTGGTCATATACCTTATAGAGACTCGAAACTCACCCGCATATTGCAGCATTCGCTTGGTGGAAATGCACGAACCGCCATTATATGCACATTGAGTCCAGCATTGACTCATGTTGAACAATCACGGAATACTTTGTACTTTGCCACCCGGGCAAAGGAAGTGACTAATAATGCCCAAGTTAATATG GTTGTGTCGGACAAACAATTGGTCAAACATTTACAGAAGGAAGTTGCCAGGCTAGAAGCAGAACTGCGCACTCCTGATCCAAAACGGGAGAAAGATCTAAAAATCCAACAG ATGGAAATGGAGATTGAAGAATTAAAACGAGAAAGAGACCTCGCCCAATCCCAGGTTGATGAGCTCCGCAGAAAACTTGAGGAGGACCAGCAG GGTTCTAACCCAATTGAATCTGCCCGTCCTCCAGTGAAGAAGTGTTTGTCCTTTACTGGTGCATTGTCTCAGAGACTTGACAGCAAGGACCTTGGCCGTGGCATGATATTAAGGCAGTCAATGATGAGACAATCATCTACTGCTCCTTTCACACTTATGCATGAAATTCGTAAGCTGGAACATCTCCAGGAGCAGCTTGGGGAGGAAGCTAATAGAGCCCTCGAAGTATTGCAAAAGGAGGTGGCTTGTCACAGACTGGGGAACCAAGATGCCGCAGAAACCATTGCCAAACTACAagctgaaataagagaaatgAGATCAGTCCGTTCAGAACCCAAAGAGGTTGAGGTTGGGAGCGTCATTGCTACTAACCAGAGTGTAGGTGCTAATCTTAAGGAAGAGATAACACGGCTTCATTCTCAAGGTAGCACCATTGCCAATTTAGAGGAGCAGCTTGAAAATGTTCAGAAGTCCATTGACAAGTTGGTAATGTCTCTACCAAGTAATTATCAGCAGTTCATGAGCAGTGAATCAACCTCCAAACAAAAAAGTTccacaaaaaagaagaaattgctTCCTTTGGCCTCAAGTAATATTACCAACCGGCAAAACCTTTTAAGATCGCCATGCTCACCTTCAACAACTTCCCAGCAAGTACTGGAGTCCGATATTGAAAATAGAGCTCCTGAGAATGATGATGTCATCTCATCTGAGATTCTGCGCGAGTCTGAGAAAGAGACCCCAACAAAGAGTGAAGAAGGTGGAGATGTCTCATCAAAAGAGAGCACTCCTTGTTATCGAAGATCAAGTTCTGTAAACATGAAGAAAATGCAAAAGATGTTCCAAAATGCAGCAGAAGAAAACGTAAGAAGCATAAGAGCATATGTGACAGAATTGAAAGAACGTGTGGCCAAACTGCAGTATCAAAAACAGCTACTTGTTTGTCAG GTCCTTGAGCTGGAAGCAAATGAAGCAGCTGGCAACAAATTAGATTGTGATGAAAACACATTTGACCAGGATGACGATCAAGTTCCGTGGCATTTAACTTTCAGGGAGCAAAGGCAGCAGATTATTGAGTTATGGGATGTTTGCTATGTTTCCATTATTCACAGGTCTCAGTTCTACTTGTTATTCAAGGGCGACGAGGCTGATCAGATTTACCTGGAAGTAGAGATGAGGCGCTTAACATGGTTGCACGATCACCTAGCGGAATTTGGCAATGCTAGTCCAGCTCACGTTGGAGACGAGCCAACAATCTCTCGCTCGTCAAG CATGAGAGCGTTGAGACGTGAAAGAGAGTTTCTTGCAAAGAGATTAACTACACGTTTGACAGCAGAAGAAAGAGATGCGTTGTACATTAAATGGGAAGTACCGCTTGAAGGGAAACAAAGGAAAATCCAATTTGTAAACAAACTCTGGACAAATCCTCACGACCCTAAGCATATTCAGGACAGTGCAGAGATAGTGGCAAAGCTTGTTGGGTTTCGTGAAGGAGGCAACATGTCCAGGGAGATGTTTGAACTCAATTTTGTTGTTCCTTCCGACAAAAGACCATGGATCATGGGATGGAACCCAATTTCAAACCTTCTTAATTTGTaa